One stretch of Prunus persica cultivar Lovell chromosome G1, Prunus_persica_NCBIv2, whole genome shotgun sequence DNA includes these proteins:
- the LOC109946542 gene encoding uncharacterized protein LOC109946542, with the protein MRAEDVEKLVNNRLRDLKIGGNFEDTLRIEVDQANSSPFNAKIEQAAPPKRFSTPSFTCFKGDSDLESHLKHFKSLMILYKAEDALMCKVFAMTLRGAAQDWFHTLPSGSINSFKELTYVFTKEYTSYRTIKKNPDHLFNLRKKPEESLRDYIKRFKAEKANIVGCDDQIASSAFKKGLPIEHDLYRKLTITPRQTLAEVFATAERYALWDDDRIAAKKSTEQEDRPAKRAEQRGDRLGSKDKDKGRSRPPREATTKENYTKFSIPIHQILAQVKNKPWIKRPPLLKGDPDKRDTRKYCAFHATHGHNTNNCFAWKAHLEELVREGHCTEFIAKQAIQQIEDRDTAKEPPQKVIRINTILADSEESGLTNKEKKRKIKQATMISQVSTNLSLAEDDPVIGFQKKDLIGLDLPHNDALVISIQIAQAMVDRVHADEGSAANILQLVVVQQMGLEAKINKSAKSLTGFNGASTVTVGTIDLDVYSPPVITSAIHQKIRYAIPGGGISQINSDQAMARKCSA; encoded by the coding sequence ATGCGTGCAGAAGACGTTGAAAAGCTTGTGAATAACCGACTTCGAGACTTAAAGATTGGCGGAAATTTCGAAGATACACTACGCATTGAGGTAGACCAAGCAAACTCTTCACCTTTCAACGCCAAAATCGAGCAGGCTGCTCCCCCGAAAAGATTCTCAACGCCCTCTTTCACATGCTTCAAAGGCGATTCCGACCTTGAAAGTCATCTGAAGCATTTCAAGAGCCTTATGATACTCTACAAAGCCGAAGACGCGCTAATGTGCaaggtgtttgcaatgacTTTGCGAGGAGCAGCTCAGGATTGGTTCCATACCCTGCCATCCGGGTCGATCAACAGCTTCAAAGAGCTTACTTATGTCTTCACTAAAGAATACACTTCTTATCGGacgatcaagaagaaccctgaccatttgttcaacctgcgcaagaagcCCGAGGAATCccttcgagattacatcaagaggttCAAAGCAGAAAAGGCCAACATCGTAGGGTGCGATGACCAAATCGCATCCTCTGCATTCAAGAAAGGTCTTCCAATAGAACATGACTTATACCGCAAGCTGACTATCACTCCCAGGCAGACTCTGGCAGAGGTCTTCGCGACCGCAGAACGCTACGCACTCTGGGATGACGATCGAATCGCAGCGAAGAAGTCCACTGAGCAAGAAGATCGACCGGCTAAACGGGCAGAACAAAGAGGCGACAGGCTTGGCAGCaaggacaaagacaaaggCAGGTCACGCCCACCAAGAGAGGCCACGACGAAAgagaactacaccaagttctctatccccatacatcaaattttgGCCCAAGTGAAGAACAAACCTTGGATAAAAAGACCGCCACTCTTGAAAGGAGATCCAGACAAGAGggataccagaaaatattgtGCCTTCCATGCGACACATGGGCACAATACGAATAATTGCTTTGCTTGGAAAGCGCATCTCGAAGAACTCGTGAGAGAAGGTCATTGCACGGAGTTCATCGCGAAGCAGGCCATCCAGCAGATAGAAGACCGCGATACCGCCAAGGAGCCACCccagaaggtcataaggattaacacaatcctagccgaCTCCGAGGAGTCCGGACTGACcaacaaagagaagaagaggaagatcaaacaggcTACTATGATCTCCCAAGTCTCAACTAACCTCTCACTGGCAGAAGACGATCCCGTGATCggctttcaaaagaaagacttAATCGGCCTTGATCTACCGCACAACGACGCCCttgtcatcagcattcaaatcgCTCAGGCCATGGTCGACCGAGTCCATGCAGATGAGGGCAGTGCAGCCAACATCCTACAATTGGTAGTCGTCCAACAGATGGGCTTAGAGGCAAAGATCAATAAATCAGCCAAGTCGCTGACTGGTTTTAATGGCGCAAGTACGGTTACCGTGGGCACGATAGATCTCGACGTCTACTCTCCACCTGTAATCACCTCTGCCATACATCAGAAGATTCGCTACGCAATCCCTGGTGGCGGTATCAGCCAGATCAACAGCGATCAGGCAATGGCAAGAAAATGCTCAGCTTAA